In Deltaproteobacteria bacterium, a single genomic region encodes these proteins:
- a CDS encoding cysteine--tRNA ligase: MPFRIHNTLAGRLEEFVPLVPGKVGMYVCGVTVYDRSHIGHARAMVVFDVLYRYLRFAGYDVTFIRNFTDVDDKIIARANHAGISTDSLVDTNIRAFAEDIAVLGCLPPTLEPRATQHIPEMIALIEKLIAKGLAYPADGDVYFAVDKLPGYGKLSKRNLDDMQAGARIEVDERKHHPMDFALWKASKPGEPWWDSPWGRGRPGWHIECSVMASKYLDQPFDIHGGGNDLIFPHHENEIAQSEGAHERTFARYWVHNGMVTIDREKMSKSLGNFMTVQAASQRVGGEAVRLFVIGTHYRSPLDFAVERLDDAAGNVTRIYETLARADAALGSEVVPADAAVVAEFRAAMDNDLNTAGALGVIFDTLRALNRALDQDDLPKAAPLRVALREMCGVLGFAQADASAWLERARRAHLDATDVNSAAVERLIAERNDARKARNFKRADEIRAQLKEQGIVLEDTPSGTKWKVEKS, encoded by the coding sequence ATGCCATTCAGAATTCACAACACTCTCGCCGGCCGTTTGGAAGAATTCGTTCCGCTGGTGCCGGGCAAGGTCGGCATGTACGTCTGCGGCGTCACGGTCTACGACCGCTCGCACATCGGCCATGCGCGCGCGATGGTCGTCTTCGACGTTCTCTACCGCTACCTGCGCTTTGCCGGCTACGACGTGACCTTCATTCGCAACTTCACCGACGTCGACGACAAGATCATTGCCCGCGCCAATCACGCCGGCATCTCGACCGACAGTTTGGTCGACACCAACATCCGGGCGTTTGCCGAGGACATCGCCGTGCTCGGCTGCTTGCCGCCGACGCTCGAGCCCCGGGCGACTCAGCACATCCCCGAGATGATCGCGCTGATCGAGAAGCTGATCGCCAAAGGACTGGCGTATCCCGCCGACGGTGACGTCTACTTCGCGGTCGACAAGTTGCCCGGCTACGGCAAGCTATCCAAGCGCAACCTCGACGACATGCAAGCGGGGGCACGCATCGAAGTCGACGAGCGCAAGCATCACCCGATGGACTTCGCGCTGTGGAAGGCGAGTAAGCCGGGTGAGCCGTGGTGGGACAGTCCGTGGGGCAGGGGGCGGCCCGGCTGGCACATCGAGTGTTCGGTGATGGCGAGCAAGTACCTCGATCAGCCGTTCGACATTCACGGCGGCGGCAACGATCTGATTTTTCCGCACCACGAGAACGAGATCGCTCAGTCCGAGGGTGCGCATGAGCGCACCTTTGCGCGTTACTGGGTACACAACGGCATGGTGACCATCGACCGCGAGAAGATGTCGAAGTCGCTCGGCAACTTCATGACCGTGCAAGCGGCGTCGCAGCGCGTTGGCGGCGAAGCTGTGCGGCTGTTCGTGATCGGCACGCACTACCGCAGCCCGCTCGATTTCGCCGTCGAGCGGCTCGACGACGCTGCGGGCAACGTGACTCGGATCTACGAGACTCTCGCGCGCGCCGATGCCGCGCTCGGGAGCGAGGTGGTGCCGGCCGACGCGGCCGTCGTGGCCGAGTTTCGTGCGGCGATGGACAACGACCTCAACACCGCCGGTGCGCTCGGCGTCATCTTCGACACCCTGCGCGCTTTGAATCGCGCACTCGACCAGGACGATCTGCCGAAGGCGGCGCCGTTGCGCGTCGCGCTGCGCGAGATGTGTGGTGTCCTCGGTTTCGCGCAAGCCGACGCGAGCGCATGGCTGGAGCGCGCGCGCCGCGCCCATCTCGATGCGACCGACGTGAACAGCGCCGCCGTCGAGCGCCTCATCGCCGAGCGCAACGACGCCCGCAAAGCCCGCAACTTCAAACGCGCCGATGAAATTCGCGCGCAACTCAAAGAACAGGGCATCGTGCTCGAAGACACGCCGTCGGGAACGAAGTGGAAGGTTGAGAAGAGTTGA
- the acs gene encoding acetate--CoA ligase, translating into MANADIESVLTERRVFPPAAEFSAKAHVSGLAEYERLAREAEADPQAFWAGIAGELDWFSPWRTILEWKPPFAKWFVGGTTNLAHNCIDRHLTTWRRNKAAIIWEGEPGDSRTLTYQDLHREVCTFANVLKGLGVKKGDRVGLYLPLIPELAIAMLACARIGATHSVVFGGFSAEALRDRMNDAQAKVVVTSDGGYRRGQVVPLKANVDDALRDAPCVEHVVVVRRTGETVPMKGGRDHWWHELMAKASDVCPAEPLDAEHPLFILYTSGTTGKPKGIVHTTGGYMVQTYISSKWVFDLKDEDTYWCTADIGWVTGHSYVVYGILANGATSVMFEGAPNYPEPDRLWQIIDKYGVTIFYTAPTAIRTFAKWGREWPRKHRLDTLRLLGTVGEPINPEAWIWYHEEIGKQRCPIVDTWWQTETGAIMITPLAGAIATKPGSATRPFPGIQVAVVTREGDPVGPNQGGYLVIKHPWPSMLRTIYGDPDRYVQTYWSQVAGCYFTGDGARYDEDGYFWIMGRVDDVVNVAGHRLGTMEVESALVSHEAVAEAAVVGRPDAMKGQAIAAFVTLAAGHKATDQMKLALRDHVAKEIGAFAKPDDIRFTDSLPKTRSGKIMRRLLRDIAAGKDTIGDTSTIEDLSVLAKLREDEE; encoded by the coding sequence ATGGCGAATGCTGACATCGAATCCGTCTTGACCGAGCGCCGCGTGTTCCCGCCGGCCGCGGAGTTCAGCGCCAAGGCGCACGTGAGCGGGCTGGCTGAGTACGAACGGCTCGCGCGCGAGGCCGAGGCCGATCCGCAGGCGTTCTGGGCCGGCATCGCCGGCGAACTCGATTGGTTCTCGCCGTGGCGAACCATATTGGAATGGAAGCCGCCGTTCGCCAAGTGGTTCGTCGGCGGCACCACCAATCTCGCGCACAACTGCATCGACCGTCATCTCACCACCTGGCGCCGCAACAAGGCGGCCATCATCTGGGAAGGCGAGCCCGGCGACAGCCGCACGCTGACGTACCAAGATCTCCATCGTGAGGTGTGCACGTTCGCCAACGTGCTCAAGGGTCTTGGTGTGAAGAAGGGCGATCGCGTCGGTCTCTACCTGCCGCTCATTCCGGAGTTGGCGATCGCCATGCTCGCCTGCGCGCGCATCGGCGCAACCCACAGTGTGGTGTTCGGCGGCTTCAGCGCCGAAGCGCTGCGCGATCGTATGAACGACGCGCAAGCGAAGGTCGTCGTCACCTCTGACGGTGGCTATCGCCGTGGACAGGTGGTGCCGTTGAAGGCCAACGTCGACGACGCGCTCCGCGATGCCCCGTGCGTTGAGCACGTGGTGGTCGTTCGCCGCACCGGCGAGACCGTGCCGATGAAAGGCGGACGCGATCATTGGTGGCACGAGTTGATGGCGAAGGCGTCGGATGTATGTCCGGCCGAGCCGCTCGATGCCGAGCATCCGCTGTTCATCCTTTACACGAGCGGTACCACGGGCAAGCCGAAGGGGATCGTCCACACCACCGGCGGCTACATGGTGCAGACGTACATCTCTAGCAAGTGGGTCTTCGATCTCAAGGACGAAGACACGTACTGGTGCACCGCCGACATCGGCTGGGTGACCGGCCACAGCTACGTGGTCTACGGCATCCTCGCGAACGGCGCGACATCGGTGATGTTCGAGGGCGCGCCGAACTATCCCGAGCCCGACCGCCTCTGGCAGATCATCGACAAGTACGGCGTGACGATCTTCTACACCGCGCCCACTGCCATCCGCACCTTTGCCAAGTGGGGTCGCGAATGGCCGCGCAAGCATCGGCTCGACACGCTGCGACTACTCGGCACTGTTGGTGAGCCAATCAATCCGGAAGCCTGGATCTGGTACCACGAAGAGATCGGCAAGCAGCGTTGCCCGATCGTTGACACGTGGTGGCAGACTGAAACCGGCGCGATCATGATCACGCCGCTGGCGGGCGCGATTGCGACGAAACCCGGTTCGGCGACACGCCCGTTCCCAGGTATCCAGGTTGCGGTGGTGACGCGCGAGGGTGATCCGGTCGGTCCCAATCAAGGCGGCTACCTGGTCATCAAGCATCCGTGGCCGAGCATGCTCCGCACGATCTACGGCGATCCGGATCGCTACGTGCAAACGTATTGGAGCCAAGTCGCGGGCTGCTACTTCACCGGCGACGGCGCACGTTACGACGAGGACGGCTACTTCTGGATCATGGGGCGCGTTGACGACGTGGTAAACGTTGCCGGTCATCGTCTCGGTACGATGGAAGTGGAAAGCGCGTTGGTGAGTCACGAGGCGGTCGCCGAGGCCGCCGTCGTCGGGCGTCCCGATGCGATGAAGGGGCAAGCAATCGCGGCGTTCGTCACGTTGGCCGCTGGCCACAAGGCGACCGACCAGATGAAGCTGGCGTTGCGCGACCATGTCGCCAAAGAGATCGGCGCTTTCGCCAAGCCCGACGACATTCGCTTCACCGATTCCCTGCCAAAAACTCGCAGCGGCAAGATCATGCGCCGCCTGCTGCGCGACATCGCCGCCGGCAAAGATACCATCGGCGACACCAGTACGATCGAAGATCTCTCCGTGCTGGCCAAACTGCGCGAGGATGAGGAGTGA
- a CDS encoding four helix bundle protein, producing MSKRFEELIVWQKARELTGVIYELTRGREFERDFGLRDQIRRAAVSVMSNIAEGFERGSNAEFGRFLVIAKGSCGEVRCQLYVAVDQGYIDAATFKRTCERAEEVSRMLQGLNRKVRMKAKVAG from the coding sequence ATGTCGAAGCGTTTCGAGGAGTTGATTGTCTGGCAGAAGGCGCGGGAGCTGACCGGTGTGATTTACGAGCTGACCCGGGGTCGGGAGTTTGAGCGCGATTTCGGTCTGAGGGATCAGATTCGGCGGGCAGCGGTGTCCGTGATGTCCAACATCGCCGAGGGCTTTGAGCGCGGCAGCAACGCTGAGTTCGGTCGTTTTCTGGTGATCGCGAAAGGTTCGTGCGGAGAAGTGCGCTGCCAACTGTACGTGGCCGTCGATCAAGGCTATATCGATGCTGCGACGTTCAAGCGCACGTGCGAGCGCGCCGAGGAAGTATCGCGAATGTTGCAGGGGCTGAATCGGAAAGTGAGGATGAAGGCGAAGGTTGCAGGATGA